From a single Pseudomonas sp. A34-9 genomic region:
- the hemE gene encoding uroporphyrinogen decarboxylase: MTALKNDRFLRALLKQPVDVTPVWMMRQAGRYLPEYRASRAHAGDFMSLCMNPEFACEVTMQPLDRYPQLDAAILFSDILTIPDAMGQGLYFETGEGPRFKKVVSTLADIEALPIPDPHKDLGYVMDAVSTIRRELNGRVPLIGFSGSPWTLATYMVEGGSSKDFRKTKAMLYDNPQAMHLLLDKLAQSVTSYLNGQIMAGAQAVQIFDTWGGNLSAAAYQEFSLAYMKKIVSGLIREHDGRKVPVILFTKNGGLWLESIAEAGADALGLDWTCDIGNARARVGDKVALQGNMDPTVLYAKPEAIRTEVGRILASYGKGTGHVFNLGHGITPEVDPEHAGAFLRAVHELSAQYHE, from the coding sequence ATGACTGCCCTGAAGAACGACCGTTTCCTCCGCGCCCTGCTCAAGCAACCCGTTGACGTCACCCCGGTGTGGATGATGCGCCAGGCCGGCCGCTACCTGCCGGAATACCGCGCCAGCCGTGCCCACGCCGGTGATTTCATGAGCCTGTGCATGAATCCGGAATTCGCCTGCGAAGTCACGATGCAACCGCTCGACCGCTATCCACAACTGGACGCGGCGATCCTGTTTTCCGACATCCTCACCATCCCCGATGCCATGGGCCAAGGCCTGTACTTCGAGACCGGTGAAGGTCCGCGCTTCAAGAAAGTCGTCAGCACCCTGGCCGATATCGAGGCCCTGCCGATCCCTGATCCACACAAAGACCTCGGCTATGTGATGGACGCGGTCAGCACCATCCGTCGCGAACTGAACGGTCGAGTGCCGCTGATCGGTTTCTCCGGCAGCCCGTGGACCCTGGCGACCTACATGGTTGAAGGCGGCTCGTCGAAAGACTTCCGCAAGACCAAAGCCATGCTCTACGACAACCCGCAAGCCATGCACCTGCTGCTGGATAAACTGGCGCAGTCGGTGACCTCTTATCTCAACGGCCAGATCATGGCCGGCGCGCAAGCGGTGCAGATCTTCGATACCTGGGGCGGCAACCTGTCGGCGGCGGCGTATCAAGAGTTCTCGCTGGCCTACATGAAGAAAATCGTCAGCGGCCTGATCCGCGAACACGACGGTCGCAAAGTGCCGGTGATCCTCTTCACCAAAAATGGCGGCCTGTGGCTGGAAAGCATCGCCGAGGCTGGCGCCGACGCCCTGGGCTTGGACTGGACCTGCGACATCGGCAACGCCCGCGCCCGTGTTGGCGACAAGGTCGCGCTGCAAGGCAACATGGACCCGACGGTGCTCTACGCCAAACCGGAAGCGATCCGCACTGAAGTGGGGCGCATTCTGGCCAGCTACGGCAAGGGCACCGGCCACGTGTTCAACCTCGGCCATGGCATCACCCCAGAGGTTGATCCGGAGCATGCCGGTGCGTTCCTGCGCGCGGTGCATGAGCTGTCGGCGCAGTATCACGAGTGA
- a CDS encoding MFS transporter has product MKTAVAPLAHEVPPAAADDVVAELQEIYIEKGTPMFMRTVLALFSGGFATFALLYCVQPMMPLLSHEYGINAAQSSLILSVATGMLAIGLLITGPISDRVGRKPVMVAALFAAALCTMASAMMPSWHGVLIMRALIGLSLSGLAAVAMTYLSEEIHPQHIGLAMGLYIGGNAIGGMSGRLITGVLIDFVSWHTAMLVIGGLAMIAAAVFWKILPESRNFRSRSLHPRSLLDGFTMHFRDAGLPLLFLEAFLLMGAFVTLFNYIGYRLLAAPYNLDQVFVGLLSVVYLSGIYSSAKIGSLADKLGRRKVLWATIALMFAGLALTMFTPLLLVIVGMLIFTFGFFGAHSVASSWIGRRAIKAKGQASSLYLFSYYAGSSIAGTAGGVFWHLGGWNGIGLFIGALLLVALLVALKLAKLPPLGGVKA; this is encoded by the coding sequence GTGAAAACTGCTGTCGCGCCCCTAGCCCATGAAGTCCCGCCCGCTGCGGCGGACGATGTCGTCGCCGAACTGCAAGAGATTTACATCGAAAAAGGCACACCGATGTTCATGCGCACGGTGCTGGCACTGTTCAGCGGCGGTTTCGCGACGTTTGCCCTGTTGTATTGCGTGCAGCCAATGATGCCGCTGTTGTCCCACGAATATGGAATCAACGCCGCGCAGAGCAGCCTGATCCTCTCGGTGGCCACCGGCATGCTCGCCATCGGCCTGCTGATCACCGGACCGATTTCCGATCGGGTCGGGCGCAAACCGGTGATGGTCGCTGCACTGTTCGCCGCAGCGCTGTGCACCATGGCCAGCGCGATGATGCCGAGCTGGCACGGCGTGCTGATCATGCGGGCGCTGATCGGGCTGTCGCTGAGTGGGCTGGCGGCGGTGGCCATGACCTATCTGAGCGAAGAGATCCACCCGCAACACATCGGTCTGGCGATGGGCTTGTACATCGGCGGCAATGCGATTGGCGGGATGAGCGGGCGCTTGATCACCGGCGTGCTGATCGACTTCGTCAGTTGGCACACGGCGATGCTGGTGATCGGCGGTCTGGCGATGATTGCGGCAGCGGTGTTCTGGAAGATTCTTCCCGAGTCGCGCAACTTCCGCTCACGTTCACTGCACCCGCGCAGCTTGCTCGACGGTTTCACCATGCACTTTCGCGATGCCGGTCTGCCGCTACTGTTTCTTGAAGCGTTTTTGCTGATGGGCGCGTTCGTCACGCTGTTCAACTACATCGGCTATCGCTTGCTGGCGGCGCCGTACAACCTTGATCAAGTATTCGTCGGGTTGTTGTCGGTGGTTTACCTGTCGGGGATTTACAGCTCGGCGAAGATTGGCTCGCTGGCGGACAAGCTGGGCCGACGCAAAGTGCTGTGGGCGACCATTGCGCTGATGTTTGCCGGCCTGGCGTTGACGATGTTTACACCGCTGCTGCTCGTGATCGTGGGGATGTTGATCTTCACCTTTGGCTTCTTTGGCGCGCATTCGGTGGCGAGTAGCTGGATCGGTCGGCGGGCGATCAAGGCCAAGGGCCAGGCGTCGTCGTTGTATCTGTTCAGTTATTACGCGGGGTCGAGTATTGCCGGGACGGCGGGTGGGGTGTTCTGGCATCTGGGCGGGTGGAACGGGATTGGCCTGTTCATTGGAGCGCTGTTGCTAGTGGCGCTGCTGGTGGCGTTGAAACTGGCGAAGTTGCCGCCTCTCGGTGGTGTCAAAGCTTAA
- a CDS encoding LysR family transcriptional regulator, whose amino-acid sequence MELRHLRYFIAVAEELHFGRAAQVLGISQPPLSQQIQALEQEVGARLFERTNRRVELSEAGRLFLQEARLVLAQVDKASDVARRAQQGELGELKIGFTSSAPFNSTIPQAIFSFRQRFPAVHLNLREMSSTQVAEGLVDESIEVGIMRPLGLPDSLSVVELMREPLVAVLGSKHPLAQGSEQGLFLSALALEPFVFFPRSYGSGLYAQLLSLARDAGFSPHFAQEAGEAMTIIGLVAAGLGVSVLPASYQRMRIDGVVYRPLLDPEAVSAVWLVQRKDQKSPMAKAFVELLTRKVESA is encoded by the coding sequence ATGGAATTGCGTCATCTGCGCTACTTCATTGCCGTCGCCGAAGAACTGCACTTCGGCCGCGCTGCACAGGTGCTGGGGATTTCTCAGCCGCCGCTGAGTCAGCAGATTCAGGCATTGGAGCAAGAGGTTGGCGCGCGACTGTTCGAGCGGACCAATCGTCGGGTCGAGCTGAGTGAGGCGGGGCGATTGTTTCTGCAGGAGGCGCGGCTGGTGCTGGCGCAGGTCGATAAAGCGTCGGACGTCGCCCGGCGTGCGCAACAGGGTGAATTGGGTGAGCTGAAGATTGGCTTCACCTCTTCGGCGCCGTTCAACTCGACGATTCCGCAGGCGATCTTTTCCTTCCGTCAGCGTTTTCCGGCGGTGCACCTCAACCTTCGCGAGATGAGTAGCACGCAAGTTGCCGAGGGCCTGGTGGATGAGTCGATCGAGGTGGGCATCATGCGCCCGCTGGGTTTGCCGGATTCGCTGAGTGTGGTTGAGTTGATGCGCGAGCCACTGGTCGCGGTGCTCGGTTCCAAGCATCCACTGGCGCAGGGGTCGGAGCAGGGCTTGTTCCTCTCGGCGCTGGCGCTGGAGCCGTTCGTGTTCTTTCCGCGCAGCTACGGCAGCGGGTTGTATGCGCAATTGCTGAGTCTGGCGCGCGATGCCGGGTTCAGCCCGCACTTCGCCCAGGAAGCGGGGGAGGCGATGACCATCATCGGTCTGGTCGCAGCGGGGCTGGGGGTTTCGGTACTGCCGGCGTCTTATCAGCGGATGCGTATCGACGGCGTGGTTTATCGACCGTTGCTGGATCCAGAGGCTGTTTCTGCGGTGTGGCTGGTGCAGCGCAAGGATCAGAAATCGCCGATGGCCAAGGCGTTTGTCGAGCTGCTCACACGCAAGGTCGAGTCCGCTTAA
- a CDS encoding excinuclease, whose amino-acid sequence MQVKALIAAALFALLPSAGHATNLMYMPFETVLSDAIRAGRLDGSVKFYLAGNGPQGTQRLLQRDVISDLKTNGFNKSDHDSCEWVLQSNLIKLQADAKRVGANAVVNIVSYYDQHVRKDLNTYECRAGIFVTRVALRGDLVRLP is encoded by the coding sequence ATGCAAGTGAAAGCCCTGATCGCCGCCGCACTTTTCGCGCTACTGCCCAGCGCCGGCCACGCCACCAACCTCATGTATATGCCGTTCGAAACCGTACTCTCGGACGCGATTCGCGCCGGGCGGCTGGATGGCAGTGTGAAGTTTTATCTGGCCGGGAACGGGCCTCAGGGCACTCAACGGTTGTTGCAGCGCGATGTCATCAGTGATCTGAAAACCAACGGTTTCAACAAGAGCGACCATGATTCCTGCGAGTGGGTGCTGCAATCGAATCTGATCAAGTTGCAGGCCGATGCCAAGCGGGTCGGGGCAAATGCGGTGGTCAATATCGTCAGCTATTACGACCAGCATGTGCGCAAGGATTTGAATACGTACGAGTGCCGGGCGGGGATTTTTGTCACGCGGGTGGCGTTGAGAGGCGATTTGGTGCGGTTGCCCTGA
- a CDS encoding type II toxin-antitoxin system PemK/MazF family toxin: MPLRYQPKEGSVLICDFRGYEVPEMVKVRPVVVIRKHRTNSMLVTVVPLSTTAPDYLLDHHFELSSHLQGASPICWAKCDMVATVSLSRLDRIKSRDREGRRVYLISYLETEEFCAVKASVRRALGL, translated from the coding sequence ATGCCACTTCGATACCAGCCCAAGGAAGGTAGTGTTCTGATCTGCGACTTCAGAGGTTATGAAGTACCTGAGATGGTCAAGGTCAGACCCGTTGTCGTAATACGCAAACACAGAACCAACAGTATGTTGGTGACGGTCGTACCGCTGAGTACCACTGCGCCGGATTACTTACTAGATCACCATTTCGAACTCTCCAGCCATCTTCAAGGCGCCAGCCCGATCTGTTGGGCGAAGTGCGATATGGTGGCCACTGTCAGCCTTTCCCGACTGGACCGGATCAAAAGCAGAGATCGTGAAGGAAGGCGCGTCTATCTGATCTCATACCTTGAAACAGAAGAGTTCTGCGCCGTTAAAGCTTCCGTCAGGCGGGCGCTTGGGCTGTAA
- a CDS encoding beta-ketoacyl-ACP synthase: MKRVVVTGMAGITSLGSDWDTIAGNFAANRSGIRRMDEWDRFSELNTRLAGPIDDFEVPAHWTRKQLRSMGRVSRLAVGAAEQALADAGLLGDPSIKDGRMGVACGSSTGSTDEIKAFGNMLLNSVAEGLNANSYVRMMPHTTAANISIFFGLTGRLIPTSSACTSGSQGIGYAYEAIKFGRLPLMLAGGAEELCPTEAMVFDALYATSLKNDAPQTSPRPYDKGRDGLVIGEGGGMLVLEELEHALARGAHIHAEIVGFGSNADGQHTTRPEQVTMRRAMELALEDAGLTPDAIGYVNGHGTATEQGDIAETLATSSLFGERMPISSQKSFLGHTLGACGALESWFSIEMMNRDLYVHTFNLDEVDPHCGKLDYLRGEFRQMHHDYVMNNNFAFGGVNTSLIFRRWH; this comes from the coding sequence ATGAAGCGCGTCGTCGTCACCGGCATGGCCGGCATCACTTCGCTGGGCAGCGACTGGGACACCATCGCCGGCAACTTTGCGGCCAATCGCAGCGGCATCCGCCGGATGGACGAGTGGGATCGTTTCAGCGAACTCAACACCCGCCTGGCCGGGCCGATCGATGATTTTGAAGTGCCTGCGCACTGGACCCGCAAGCAACTGCGCAGCATGGGCCGGGTGTCGCGTCTTGCGGTGGGTGCGGCGGAACAGGCACTCGCCGACGCCGGCCTGCTCGGCGATCCTTCGATCAAGGATGGCCGCATGGGCGTCGCTTGCGGTTCGTCTACCGGCAGCACCGACGAGATCAAAGCGTTCGGCAACATGCTGCTCAACTCGGTCGCCGAAGGCCTCAACGCCAACTCCTACGTGCGGATGATGCCGCACACCACCGCCGCCAACATCAGCATCTTCTTTGGCCTGACCGGGCGGCTGATCCCGACGTCCAGCGCCTGCACCAGCGGCAGTCAGGGCATCGGTTACGCCTACGAGGCGATCAAGTTCGGCCGCCTGCCGTTGATGCTCGCCGGCGGCGCCGAAGAGCTGTGCCCGACCGAAGCCATGGTCTTCGACGCGCTCTACGCCACCAGCCTGAAAAACGATGCGCCGCAGACCAGCCCACGCCCGTACGACAAGGGCCGCGACGGTCTGGTGATCGGTGAAGGCGGCGGCATGCTGGTCCTCGAAGAGCTGGAACACGCCCTCGCGCGCGGTGCGCACATCCATGCCGAGATCGTCGGCTTCGGCAGCAACGCCGACGGCCAGCACACCACACGCCCGGAACAAGTGACCATGCGCCGTGCGATGGAACTGGCGCTGGAAGACGCCGGCCTGACACCGGATGCCATTGGCTATGTAAATGGTCACGGCACCGCTACAGAACAGGGCGACATTGCCGAAACACTGGCGACGAGCAGTTTGTTCGGTGAACGCATGCCGATCAGCTCGCAGAAAAGCTTCCTCGGCCACACCCTCGGCGCCTGCGGCGCGCTGGAGTCGTGGTTCAGCATCGAGATGATGAACCGCGACCTGTACGTGCACACGTTCAACCTCGACGAGGTCGATCCGCACTGCGGCAAACTCGATTACCTGCGCGGTGAATTCCGCCAGATGCATCACGACTATGTGATGAACAACAATTTCGCTTTTGGTGGCGTCAACACCTCGTTGATTTTCCGCCGCTGGCACTGA
- the fabG gene encoding 3-oxoacyl-ACP reductase FabG, producing MTESVLVTGSSRGIGRAIALRLAQAGHDIVLHCRSGMTEAQAVQAEIEALGRKARILQFDVADREACKTILEADVETHGAYYGVVLNAGLTRDGAFPALSDDDWDVVLRTNLDGFYNVLHPVMMPMIRRRAAGRIVCITSVSGLIGNRGQVNYSASKAGVIGAAKALAIELGKRKITVNCVAPGLIDTAMLDENVPVDELMKMIPAQRMGTPEEVASAVNFLMSAEASYITRQVLAVNGGLC from the coding sequence ATGACTGAATCCGTACTGGTCACCGGCTCCAGCCGTGGCATCGGCCGCGCCATCGCCTTGCGCCTCGCGCAGGCCGGACATGACATTGTCTTGCATTGCCGCAGCGGCATGACTGAAGCGCAAGCCGTTCAGGCTGAGATCGAAGCACTGGGGCGCAAGGCGCGGATCCTGCAATTCGATGTCGCCGACCGCGAAGCCTGCAAAACCATTCTTGAAGCCGATGTCGAAACCCATGGCGCCTATTACGGCGTGGTGCTGAACGCCGGGCTGACCCGCGACGGCGCGTTTCCAGCGCTGAGCGACGATGATTGGGACGTGGTCTTGCGCACCAACCTCGACGGTTTCTACAACGTCCTGCACCCGGTGATGATGCCGATGATCCGCCGCCGCGCCGCCGGTCGCATTGTTTGCATCACCTCGGTCTCAGGGCTGATCGGCAACCGTGGCCAGGTCAATTACAGCGCCTCCAAGGCTGGCGTGATCGGCGCGGCAAAGGCGTTGGCGATCGAACTGGGCAAGCGCAAAATCACCGTTAACTGCGTCGCGCCGGGCCTGATCGACACGGCCATGCTCGATGAAAACGTGCCGGTGGATGAGTTGATGAAGATGATTCCCGCGCAACGCATGGGCACCCCGGAAGAGGTGGCCAGTGCGGTGAATTTCCTGATGTCGGCGGAAGCCTCGTACATCACCCGCCAGGTCCTGGCAGTCAACGGAGGCTTGTGCTGA
- a CDS encoding hotdog family protein — translation MTPWPLAELLPHAGDMILIDSISSFDDEQIFTRLTVKPDGLFNLPDGSLPAWVGMELMAQSVAAFAGCHARQKGNPVELGFLLGTRKFECNVEAFPAGSQLSIHGLRSLEDDNGMGVFECHINGDGIHASARLNVFRPPRVNQYLQQTKESNDD, via the coding sequence ATGACGCCCTGGCCGCTCGCCGAACTGCTGCCCCACGCGGGCGACATGATTCTGATCGACAGCATCTCAAGCTTTGACGATGAGCAGATTTTCACCCGCCTCACGGTCAAGCCTGATGGCCTGTTCAATCTGCCCGACGGCAGCCTGCCGGCGTGGGTCGGCATGGAGTTGATGGCGCAGAGCGTCGCCGCATTTGCCGGTTGCCACGCACGGCAGAAAGGCAACCCGGTGGAGCTGGGTTTTCTGCTCGGCACACGCAAGTTTGAGTGCAACGTCGAAGCCTTCCCCGCCGGTAGCCAGTTGAGCATCCATGGTCTGCGCTCGCTGGAAGATGATAACGGCATGGGCGTGTTCGAATGCCATATCAATGGCGATGGCATCCACGCCAGCGCGCGGCTGAACGTTTTCCGTCCGCCTCGGGTAAATCAATATCTGCAACAGACAAAGGAGTCGAACGATGACTGA
- a CDS encoding beta-ketoacyl-[acyl-carrier-protein] synthase family protein: MTAYLNALGVICALGRDKSEVARKLFAGDCSGMRRESGWVAERELPVAAVEGELTPIPAALADQRSRNNQLLLEAALQVRDDIDQAIRTFGRDRIGVVLGTSTSGIDEASRGLAHYIREQQFPAEYDYRQQELGAPANFLADWLQLSGPAYVISTACTSSARALMSAQRLLDLGLCDAVLCGGVDSLCKLTLNGFSSLEAMSDERCNPFSANRSGINIGEAAVLFVMSRQPGDGPAIALLGAGASSDAHHISAPEPTGRGALQAMQKALNRAHLHATQINYLNLHGTATQHNDAMESLAVAALFPDGVACSSTKPMTGHTLGAAGALEAAFCWLSLSAENPGHALPPHVWDAQPDPALPALNWVTASERLTSIAPRYLMSNSFAFGGNNVSLIIGDAP, translated from the coding sequence ATGACCGCTTACCTGAATGCCCTCGGCGTCATTTGCGCGCTGGGCCGCGACAAGTCCGAAGTCGCACGCAAGCTGTTTGCCGGCGACTGCTCGGGCATGCGCCGCGAGTCCGGCTGGGTGGCGGAGCGTGAGTTGCCCGTGGCCGCCGTCGAGGGCGAACTGACGCCGATCCCGGCAGCGCTCGCCGATCAGCGCAGCCGCAATAATCAGCTGTTGCTGGAGGCAGCGCTGCAGGTTCGCGATGACATCGATCAAGCAATCCGGACCTTTGGCCGTGACCGCATCGGCGTGGTCCTCGGCACCAGCACCTCGGGCATCGACGAGGCCAGCCGTGGCCTGGCGCACTATATTCGCGAGCAACAGTTCCCGGCCGAATACGATTACCGTCAGCAGGAACTCGGCGCGCCGGCCAACTTCCTCGCCGACTGGCTGCAACTGAGCGGCCCGGCCTATGTGATTTCCACGGCGTGCACCTCCAGCGCCCGGGCACTGATGAGCGCTCAGCGTTTGCTCGATCTGGGCCTGTGCGACGCGGTGCTGTGTGGCGGCGTCGACAGCCTGTGCAAACTGACCCTCAACGGTTTCTCGTCACTCGAAGCAATGTCCGACGAACGCTGCAATCCGTTCTCGGCCAACCGCAGCGGCATCAACATCGGTGAGGCGGCGGTGCTGTTCGTCATGAGCAGGCAACCCGGTGACGGCCCGGCCATTGCCTTGCTCGGCGCCGGTGCCAGCTCCGACGCGCATCATATTTCCGCCCCTGAGCCGACGGGGCGCGGGGCGCTGCAAGCCATGCAGAAAGCCTTGAACCGCGCGCACCTGCACGCAACGCAGATCAACTACCTGAACCTGCACGGCACCGCCACCCAACACAACGACGCCATGGAGAGTCTGGCGGTCGCGGCGTTGTTCCCTGATGGCGTGGCGTGCTCGTCGACCAAACCGATGACCGGCCACACCCTCGGTGCGGCCGGTGCGCTGGAAGCGGCGTTTTGCTGGTTAAGCCTGAGCGCCGAAAACCCCGGCCACGCCTTGCCGCCTCACGTCTGGGACGCTCAGCCCGATCCTGCGCTGCCAGCGCTGAACTGGGTGACCGCAAGCGAGCGCCTGACGTCCATTGCACCCCGCTACCTGATGAGCAACTCGTTTGCCTTCGGCGGCAATAACGTCAGCCTGATTATCGGAGACGCCCCATGA
- a CDS encoding DUF3261 domain-containing protein, with translation MWRLFVVGMMLLLSACASQAPLPTGNPTLPLPLQMHIERQQAGQRQDWLLVIQREGPGIRWSMMDPLGIPQARQQLVDGHWQADGLLPPNPEARELFAALLFALTPSEELQRNYPGAQQQGQQRALSARWDIRYSQPLSFELNLPQGPHYRVTPLSEPTP, from the coding sequence GTGTGGCGACTTTTTGTGGTCGGCATGATGCTTCTGTTGAGTGCCTGCGCCAGCCAGGCGCCGTTGCCGACGGGCAATCCGACGCTGCCGCTGCCGTTGCAAATGCACATCGAACGCCAGCAAGCCGGGCAACGCCAGGACTGGCTGCTGGTGATCCAGCGTGAAGGCCCGGGCATTCGCTGGTCGATGATGGATCCGCTGGGTATTCCTCAGGCCCGTCAGCAACTGGTCGACGGCCACTGGCAAGCCGATGGTCTGCTGCCGCCGAACCCGGAAGCCCGCGAATTGTTTGCCGCGCTACTGTTCGCCCTGACCCCGTCCGAGGAGTTGCAGCGTAATTACCCCGGCGCGCAGCAACAGGGTCAGCAACGCGCTCTGTCAGCGCGCTGGGACATCCGTTATTCACAACCGTTGAGCTTCGAATTGAACCTGCCCCAAGGCCCGCACTATCGCGTTACTCCGCTGAGTGAACCGACGCCATGA
- a CDS encoding class I SAM-dependent methyltransferase, with protein sequence MNYLSDSYVEETRFGFWFLRSHTWQHHVLRVAINDLRGLFSEALPEHPVLLDAGCGQGKSFGHLRQAFAPQRLIGVDADPHSLELSGEEAVRLNLTVELIGSDCATLNVPDASVDLLFCHQTFHHLVEQEKALAEFYRVLKPGGYLLFAESTEAYIDTWVIRWLFRHPMHVQKSAAQYLEMIRGQGFEFGERNVSYPYLWWSRSKDFGLLERVGLLKPKPFGQREETLVNVVARKPLEGVL encoded by the coding sequence ATGAATTACTTGAGCGACAGCTACGTCGAGGAAACCCGCTTTGGTTTCTGGTTCCTGCGCAGCCACACCTGGCAGCACCACGTGTTGCGTGTCGCGATCAATGACTTGCGCGGGCTGTTCAGTGAAGCGCTGCCGGAACATCCTGTGTTGCTGGATGCCGGTTGCGGTCAGGGCAAGTCCTTCGGCCATCTGCGCCAGGCCTTTGCGCCACAGCGTTTGATCGGCGTTGATGCCGACCCGCACAGCCTTGAGTTGAGTGGCGAAGAAGCGGTGCGTCTGAATCTGACCGTGGAACTGATCGGCAGCGATTGCGCGACGCTCAATGTGCCGGACGCCAGCGTTGACCTGCTGTTCTGCCACCAGACCTTTCATCATCTGGTCGAGCAGGAAAAGGCCTTGGCCGAGTTTTACCGGGTGCTGAAACCGGGTGGCTATCTGCTGTTCGCCGAGTCCACCGAGGCTTACATTGATACGTGGGTGATTCGCTGGTTGTTTCGTCATCCGATGCATGTGCAGAAGAGTGCAGCGCAGTACCTGGAGATGATTCGCGGGCAGGGTTTCGAGTTTGGCGAACGCAATGTCTCGTACCCGTATCTGTGGTGGAGCCGGTCGAAGGATTTTGGCTTGCTGGAGCGGGTTGGCTTACTCAAACCCAAACCATTCGGTCAGCGCGAAGAGACGTTGGTCAACGTTGTTGCGCGCAAGCCGCTTGAAGGTGTTCTCTGA
- a CDS encoding NAD(P)/FAD-dependent oxidoreductase, translating to MPIVEMESRQVVIIGAGPSGAIAAALLKRKGHDVLVIERQHFPRFSIGESLLSHCLDFVEEAGMLDAVNAAGFQRKTGAAFAWGERYSAFDFADTFTGGKPTTFQVQRADFDKLLADQAALQGAEIRYGDAIVSVDFDRAKPQLDVRREDGSEYRLEADFVLDASGYGRVLSRLLDLEAPSNFPVRQAVFTHVEDHIDNPAFDREKILVTTHPEHRDIWFWTIPFSNGRCSVGVVAAEEHFKGRNSDLDACLRSFIAETPSLAGVLDNAVWDTPARTLGGYAANVKTLHGPGFALLGNAAEFLDPVFSSGVTIAMRSASMAAAVLHRQLQGETVDWQSEFAEPLKRGVDTFRCYVEGWYAGTFQDVIFYEDSQAEIRRMICSILAGYAWDERNPFVSEARRRLKMISELCAKDAP from the coding sequence GTGCCAATCGTTGAAATGGAATCCCGTCAGGTCGTGATCATCGGTGCCGGCCCGTCCGGCGCCATCGCCGCTGCGCTGCTCAAGCGCAAGGGCCACGATGTACTGGTGATCGAGCGCCAGCACTTCCCACGCTTTTCGATCGGCGAAAGCCTGCTCAGCCATTGCCTGGATTTCGTCGAAGAGGCTGGCATGCTCGACGCCGTCAACGCCGCCGGATTCCAGCGCAAGACTGGTGCCGCATTCGCCTGGGGTGAGCGTTACAGCGCCTTCGATTTCGCTGACACCTTTACCGGCGGCAAGCCGACCACGTTTCAGGTGCAACGCGCCGACTTCGACAAGCTGCTGGCCGATCAGGCGGCGTTGCAAGGCGCGGAAATCCGCTACGGCGATGCCATCGTCAGCGTCGATTTCGACCGGGCGAAACCGCAGCTGGATGTGCGCCGCGAAGACGGCAGTGAATATCGTCTCGAAGCGGATTTCGTCCTCGATGCCAGTGGTTATGGCCGCGTGCTGTCACGCCTGCTGGATCTGGAAGCACCGTCGAATTTCCCGGTGCGTCAGGCGGTGTTCACCCACGTTGAAGATCACATCGACAACCCGGCATTCGACCGCGAGAAAATCCTCGTCACCACGCATCCGGAACATCGCGATATCTGGTTCTGGACGATCCCGTTCAGCAACGGACGCTGCTCGGTGGGGGTGGTCGCCGCCGAGGAACATTTCAAGGGCCGTAACAGCGATCTGGATGCCTGCCTGCGCAGCTTCATCGCCGAAACCCCGAGCCTTGCCGGCGTGCTCGACAACGCCGTGTGGGACACGCCGGCGCGTACGCTCGGCGGTTACGCCGCCAATGTGAAAACCCTGCACGGCCCGGGCTTCGCCCTGCTCGGCAACGCGGCAGAATTTCTCGACCCGGTGTTCTCCTCCGGCGTGACCATCGCCATGCGCTCGGCCAGCATGGCCGCCGCCGTGCTGCACCGGCAGTTGCAAGGTGAAACGGTCGACTGGCAAAGCGAATTTGCCGAGCCGCTCAAGCGCGGCGTCGACACCTTCCGCTGCTATGTCGAGGGCTGGTATGCCGGCACTTTTCAAGACGTGATTTTTTATGAAGACAGTCAGGCGGAAATCCGTCGGATGATCTGCTCGATCCTCGCCGGTTATGCCTGGGATGAGCGCAACCCGTTCGTCAGCGAAGCGCGCCGCCGCTTGAAGATGATTTCCGAACTCTGTGCAAAGGACGCCCCATGA